In one Bradyrhizobium cosmicum genomic region, the following are encoded:
- a CDS encoding HlyD family secretion protein yields the protein MDAQTRERGPYAEQPQKAKEAPRPSPDQNRDTKEPKPAQTPSLRDRIREHWLLAAVGAVVLVAALIGGLLYWLEVRHYESTDDAFIAARSFSVASKVGGYVTDIPVTDNQHVNAGDVLAKIDERDYRIAIEQAAAQVAVSKANIANVEAQIVSQQEQIKQAQAQLEQAQAQLQFSQEEFKRAEDLVEKGAGTVQRQQQTRSDLQAQQANTERAKTAVTAAQVGIKTLQAQLEGAKAQLDQSQSQLDQANLNLQYTSVVAAQSGRVAKLSGAKGTFVTAGQSLMMFVPDETWIVANYKETQLNDMRPGQPVEIRIDAYPGRRLTGHVDSVQPGSGTAFSLLPAENATGNYVKVVQRVPVKIVVDNWPADLPVGPGMSVVPWTRVR from the coding sequence GTGGATGCTCAAACCCGGGAGCGTGGGCCGTACGCGGAGCAACCGCAGAAGGCGAAAGAAGCTCCAAGACCTTCTCCTGATCAGAACCGAGACACCAAGGAGCCGAAGCCGGCGCAAACGCCCTCGCTGCGTGATCGGATTCGCGAGCATTGGCTGCTCGCAGCCGTCGGCGCCGTCGTGCTCGTCGCGGCGCTCATCGGCGGCCTGCTCTACTGGCTGGAGGTCCGCCACTACGAATCCACGGATGATGCTTTCATTGCCGCGCGCAGCTTCTCCGTGGCTTCGAAGGTGGGCGGATACGTGACCGATATTCCGGTCACGGACAACCAGCACGTCAACGCCGGCGACGTATTGGCGAAGATCGACGAGCGCGACTACCGCATCGCCATCGAACAGGCGGCTGCACAAGTCGCAGTCTCGAAGGCCAACATCGCCAACGTCGAGGCGCAGATCGTGTCCCAGCAGGAACAGATCAAGCAGGCTCAGGCGCAGCTCGAACAGGCGCAGGCGCAGCTTCAGTTTTCGCAGGAGGAGTTCAAGCGCGCGGAAGATCTCGTCGAGAAGGGGGCCGGCACCGTTCAGCGGCAGCAACAAACGCGCTCCGATCTGCAGGCGCAGCAAGCCAACACCGAACGTGCGAAGACTGCGGTGACGGCGGCCCAAGTCGGCATCAAGACGCTTCAGGCCCAGCTCGAAGGCGCAAAGGCGCAGCTTGATCAATCGCAATCGCAGCTCGACCAGGCGAACCTGAACCTGCAATACACCAGCGTGGTTGCCGCGCAGTCCGGTCGCGTCGCCAAGCTTTCGGGCGCCAAGGGCACTTTCGTCACGGCAGGACAGAGCCTGATGATGTTCGTGCCGGACGAGACCTGGATCGTTGCCAACTACAAGGAAACCCAGCTCAACGACATGCGCCCGGGCCAGCCGGTCGAGATCCGCATCGATGCCTATCCCGGCCGCAGGCTGACCGGTCATGTCGACTCTGTCCAGCCGGGTTCGGGCACTGCATTCAGCCTGCTGCCCGCGGAGAACGCCACCGGCAACTACGTCAAGGTGGTGCAGCGCGTGCCGGTGAAGATCGTGGTCGATAACTGGCCGGCCGATCTTCCGGTCGGTCCCGGCATGTCTGTCGTGCCCTGGACCCGGGTGCGGTGA
- a CDS encoding PRC-barrel domain-containing protein, which translates to MMNQGELDQNEMGRLIGSDKVEGTSVFGADRNKIGSIERVMIDKVSGKVSYAVLGFGGFLGLGNDHYPLPWQSLKYDTELGGYLTGITAKSLEGAPKYGDRSDWNWGDDAAVRGINSYYGVPFA; encoded by the coding sequence ATGATGAACCAAGGTGAGCTGGACCAGAACGAGATGGGTCGGTTGATCGGCAGCGACAAGGTCGAGGGAACATCGGTCTTTGGCGCGGACCGCAACAAGATCGGTTCGATCGAGCGCGTGATGATCGACAAGGTCAGTGGCAAGGTGTCCTACGCCGTGCTCGGCTTTGGGGGCTTCCTGGGCCTCGGAAACGATCACTATCCTCTGCCCTGGCAGTCCCTCAAATATGACACCGAACTCGGCGGCTACCTGACTGGCATCACTGCCAAGTCCCTGGAAGGTGCGCCGAAATACGGCGACCGCAGCGACTGGAACTGGGGCGATGATGCCGCCGTTCGCGGTATCAACTCCTACTATGGCGTTCCTTTCGCGTAA
- a CDS encoding DUF4142 domain-containing protein, whose product MKRTIIALSCVLLAGPALAQSLGEKTGINSTLGVAPTTADFVKEVAVSDMFEIESSKLAVQRGNAQEKTFGQQMVTDHTKTSSELKELVSGGKVEATLPTALDSSHQSKLDKLKNASGKDFSSDYNSYQVSAHEDAVSLFERYSKGGDNSTLKDWAGKTLPALKHHLDMAKELGKSPSVGQSK is encoded by the coding sequence ATGAAACGAACCATCATTGCGTTGAGTTGCGTGCTTCTCGCAGGCCCCGCGCTCGCCCAGTCGCTCGGCGAGAAGACCGGCATCAACTCCACCCTTGGAGTGGCGCCGACCACCGCCGACTTCGTCAAGGAAGTTGCCGTCAGCGACATGTTCGAGATCGAATCGAGCAAGCTGGCCGTGCAGAGGGGCAATGCGCAGGAAAAGACCTTCGGGCAGCAGATGGTCACCGACCATACCAAGACCAGCAGCGAACTGAAGGAACTGGTCAGCGGCGGCAAGGTCGAGGCAACTCTGCCCACCGCGCTCGACAGCTCGCATCAGAGCAAGCTCGACAAGCTCAAGAACGCCTCAGGCAAGGACTTCAGCTCCGACTACAATTCCTATCAGGTCAGTGCGCATGAAGATGCGGTCTCGCTGTTCGAGCGCTATTCCAAAGGCGGGGACAATTCCACGCTGAAGGATTGGGCCGGCAAGACGCTGCCTGCGCTGAAGCATCATCTCGACATGGCCAAGGAGCTTGGCAAGTCGCCGAGCGTCGGCCAGTCAAAGTAG
- a CDS encoding SDR family oxidoreductase: protein MTHRTNTPLSRRHVIHAASATLAASSLASSTAKGDTTVADELIDPVNRYPKPPFKKQSQPWPGLAGKMEPRPDHGETSYRGSGRLAGRKALITGGDSGMGRAAAIAYAREGADVAINYLPAEEPDAQEVIALIKKEGRTGLAIPGDLKDEAFCGKLVEQAVQGLGGLDILVNNAARQQTRASILDVSSEDFDATMKTNVYAPFWTIKAALPHLKPGSCIIGTTSEQAYDPSPDLYDYAQTKAATMSYVKSLAKQLASKGVRVNGVAPGPIWTPLQVSGGATMEKLEKFGGMTPFGRPGQPVELASIYVQLAAADASYATGQVYGAAGGSGQP from the coding sequence ATGACGCATCGAACCAACACCCCGCTATCCCGCCGGCACGTGATTCACGCAGCAAGCGCGACGCTTGCTGCGTCGTCGCTGGCATCTTCAACAGCGAAAGGAGATACGACAGTGGCCGATGAGCTGATCGATCCCGTCAACCGATATCCGAAGCCGCCGTTCAAGAAGCAGTCGCAGCCCTGGCCCGGCCTTGCCGGCAAGATGGAACCGCGGCCCGACCATGGCGAAACCAGCTACAGGGGGTCCGGACGCCTCGCTGGTCGCAAGGCGCTGATCACCGGCGGCGATTCCGGGATGGGTCGCGCCGCCGCGATCGCTTATGCGCGCGAAGGCGCCGACGTCGCCATCAACTATCTGCCGGCGGAGGAGCCGGACGCCCAGGAGGTGATCGCGCTCATCAAGAAGGAAGGGCGCACGGGCCTCGCCATTCCCGGCGACCTCAAAGACGAGGCCTTTTGCGGAAAGCTGGTGGAGCAGGCGGTGCAAGGCCTCGGCGGTCTGGACATCCTCGTCAATAATGCGGCGCGGCAGCAGACCCGCGCCTCGATCCTCGATGTGTCTTCGGAGGACTTCGACGCAACGATGAAGACCAACGTCTATGCGCCGTTCTGGACCATCAAGGCTGCATTGCCTCACCTGAAGCCGGGCTCCTGCATCATCGGCACGACCTCCGAACAGGCTTACGATCCTTCCCCCGATCTCTACGACTATGCGCAGACCAAGGCCGCAACGATGAGCTATGTGAAGTCGCTGGCGAAGCAGCTCGCCTCGAAGGGCGTCCGCGTCAACGGCGTCGCCCCCGGACCGATCTGGACGCCGCTTCAGGTGTCGGGCGGCGCCACGATGGAAAAGCTGGAGAAGTTCGGCGGCATGACACCGTTCGGCCGCCCCGGCCAGCCCGTCGAGCTTGCCTCGATCTACGTGCAGCTCGCCGCGGCGGACGCGAGCTACGCGACCGGCCAGGTGTATGGTGCCGCGGGCGGATCTGGACAACCGTAG
- a CDS encoding phosphatase PAP2 family protein gives MAFTTVRPTRIDIAIANEIAARTNPDLEQTAAALTWGADEHVLLPLAAAGWLYARLLPRDERRAADHILAVSLAAAVLPHILKSAFDQVRPDRLIVRGHRHGIPFSGLPRDAFPSGHAVHMGALASAAGLLPPARRRLVRSIAAALSLTRVALLAHWASDVVAGFALGVLVERTLRPWTLEGAARKPGAPRGRS, from the coding sequence ATGGCGTTCACAACAGTCAGACCAACACGGATCGATATCGCGATCGCGAACGAGATCGCCGCCCGCACCAACCCGGATCTCGAGCAGACCGCCGCAGCGCTGACATGGGGCGCGGACGAGCATGTGCTGCTTCCGCTCGCCGCTGCGGGCTGGCTTTACGCCCGGCTTCTCCCTCGCGACGAGCGACGTGCGGCGGATCACATCCTTGCGGTTTCACTGGCGGCGGCGGTGCTTCCCCACATTCTGAAATCAGCGTTTGATCAGGTCAGGCCAGACCGATTGATAGTGCGAGGTCATCGGCACGGCATTCCCTTCTCGGGGCTGCCACGCGATGCGTTTCCGTCTGGCCACGCCGTCCATATGGGTGCGCTGGCGTCCGCGGCTGGCCTGCTGCCGCCCGCCAGGCGTCGTCTGGTGCGCTCGATCGCTGCGGCGCTGTCGTTGACGCGCGTCGCTCTGCTCGCCCACTGGGCAAGCGACGTCGTCGCAGGCTTCGCCCTCGGCGTTCTCGTCGAGCGGACGCTGAGACCGTGGACTCTTGAAGGAGCCGCGCGCAAGCCCGGGGCCCCTCGGGGGCGGTCATGA
- a CDS encoding DUF3147 family protein, whose product MIEYAVRFVAGGLIVSAFAILGDMLRPRSFGGLLGAAPSVALATLAIAVVQHGPQYAAAESWTMIYGAVALACYSVAVCHLLMRFQFAALPATIIAFAVWLAVAFGLLASFGGAA is encoded by the coding sequence ATGATCGAATATGCCGTGCGCTTCGTTGCGGGCGGGCTGATCGTGTCCGCTTTCGCGATCCTCGGCGACATGCTGAGACCCAGGAGCTTCGGCGGGCTCCTCGGGGCAGCGCCGTCGGTCGCGCTTGCCACACTGGCCATCGCAGTCGTTCAGCACGGCCCGCAATATGCAGCGGCCGAAAGCTGGACGATGATCTACGGGGCGGTCGCTCTCGCCTGCTACAGCGTTGCCGTCTGCCATCTCCTGATGAGATTTCAGTTCGCCGCCCTGCCCGCCACCATAATCGCCTTCGCCGTATGGCTTGCGGTTGCCTTCGGCCTGCTCGCAAGTTTCGGAGGCGCCGCCTGA
- a CDS encoding DUF3147 family protein: MLVNLSSSSFKRTRWYEYGVRFLLGGLATVAAGLAGARFGVSIGGLFLALPAIFCASATLIESHERRAKEKAGLSGRRRGQQAAALDAAGAGLGGIGLAAFAAAFYVAAPASIVGAFLAAILAWIVVSVAAWRLRRALRRTSRGAAQPHGEARSAQSRGILP; this comes from the coding sequence ATGCTGGTCAACCTGTCTTCGTCATCATTCAAGCGAACGCGCTGGTACGAATACGGAGTTCGCTTTTTGCTGGGCGGACTGGCGACGGTTGCCGCTGGACTCGCCGGCGCGCGCTTCGGCGTCTCTATCGGAGGGCTTTTCCTCGCGCTCCCCGCCATCTTTTGCGCCAGCGCGACGTTGATCGAGAGCCATGAGCGCCGAGCCAAGGAGAAGGCTGGCCTTAGCGGACGGAGGCGCGGTCAGCAGGCTGCAGCGCTCGATGCCGCGGGCGCTGGCCTGGGAGGCATTGGTCTGGCTGCATTCGCCGCGGCCTTCTACGTCGCGGCTCCAGCAAGCATCGTCGGCGCGTTCCTCGCCGCCATCCTTGCGTGGATCGTGGTATCCGTGGCGGCGTGGAGACTGAGGCGAGCGCTTCGCAGGACCTCTCGCGGCGCCGCGCAGCCACACGGCGAGGCGCGGTCAGCGCAAAGCCGAGGCATCCTCCCGTAG
- a CDS encoding DUF4142 domain-containing protein produces the protein MRIFVAIILLFVSTAAFADNAGERTDGQRPPTATDVIVGLYTFGRFQQGLLESADLKGNAEVKNLAALRADEAARRDKALKEIQVAIGAEPHVGKPTAGASLAEPDDSEGPAYIRTFFAAQIPEYESAIGLLERYLKAPDNAALAAFAREQLPLLRSQVKDAERTMADK, from the coding sequence ATGAGGATTTTTGTCGCAATCATCCTGCTGTTCGTCAGCACCGCGGCGTTCGCCGACAACGCCGGTGAGCGAACAGACGGCCAGCGCCCGCCGACCGCAACGGATGTGATCGTCGGCCTCTATACGTTTGGCCGCTTCCAGCAAGGTTTGCTGGAGAGTGCGGACCTGAAGGGCAATGCGGAGGTGAAGAACCTCGCCGCCCTGCGCGCCGACGAGGCAGCCAGGCGCGACAAGGCCCTGAAGGAAATCCAAGTGGCGATCGGTGCCGAGCCACACGTCGGTAAGCCCACGGCCGGCGCAAGCCTCGCTGAGCCCGACGACTCGGAAGGACCTGCGTACATTCGCACCTTCTTCGCCGCGCAAATTCCTGAATACGAGTCCGCTATCGGCCTGCTGGAGCGCTATCTGAAGGCGCCCGACAATGCGGCGCTTGCTGCTTTTGCCCGCGAGCAGCTCCCCTTGCTGCGCTCGCAGGTGAAGGACGCTGAACGCACGATGGCCGACAAGTAA